The Drosophila biarmipes strain raj3 unplaced genomic scaffold, RU_DBia_V1.1 ptg000019l, whole genome shotgun sequence genome includes a region encoding these proteins:
- the LOC108027100 gene encoding NADH dehydrogenase [ubiquinone] flavoprotein 1, mitochondrial, whose amino-acid sequence MAGIVRFNLFAKTNFGGSLLASLQLPRFHSSQATPPGTPPPQTKTKFGLLADEDRIFTNLYGRHDWRLKGALKRGDWYKTKEIVLKGPDWIVNEIKTSGLRGRGGAGFPSGMKWSFMNKPGDGRPKYLVVNADEGEPGTCKDREIMRHDPHKLVEGCLIAGRAMGAQAAYIYIRGEFYNEASNMQLAISEAYQAGLIGKNACGTGFDFDVFMHRGAGAYICGEETALIESLEGKQGKPRLKPPFPADVGVFGCPTTVTNVETVAVAPTICRRGGTWFASFGRTRNSGTKLFNISGHVNRPCTVEEEMSIPLKELIERHCGGVTGGWENLLGVIPGGSSTPIIPKNVCDDVIMDFDGLIAAQTSLGTAAIIVMDKSTDVVKAIARLISFYKHESCGQCTPCREGIDWMNKLMTRFINGDAQPSEIDMLWEISKQIEGHTICALGDGAAWPVQGLIRHFRPEIEKRMHLYAKRACN is encoded by the exons ATGGCTGGTATTGTTcgatttaatttgtttgcaaAGACAAATTTTG GTGGGTCTTTGCTGGCCAGTCTGCAGCTGCCCCGGTTCCACAGCAGCCAGGCAACGCCTCCAGGGACTCCTCCAccacaaacaaaaaccaagTTCGGTCTTCTGGCGGATGAGGATCGCATCTTCACCAACCTTTATGGCCGGCACGACTGGAGGCTGAAGGGAGCTTTAAAGCGTGGTGATTGGTACAAAACCAAGGAGATTGTGTTGAAGGGTCCGGACTGGATCGTGAACGAGATTAAAACATCCGGTCTGCGCGGCCGCGGAGGCGCCGGCTTTCCGAGTGGTATGAAGTGGTCCTTCATGAACAAGCCCGGCGACGGCCGCCCAAAGTACTTGGTGGTAAATGCCGATGAAG GTGAACCTGGCACCTGCAAGGATCGCGAGATCATGCGCCACGATCCACACAAGCTGGTAGAAGGTTGTCTGATTGCTGGTCGCGCAATGGGTGCCCAGGCTGCCTACATCTATATTCGTGGCGAGTTTTACAACGAGGCTTCCAATATGCAACTTGCCATATCCGAGGCCTACCAGGCTGGTCTGATCGGAAAAAACGCCTGCGGAACAGGCTTCGACTTCGACGTCTTTATGCACCGAGGCGCTGGAGCTTATATTTGTGGAGAGGAGACCGCTTTGATTGAGTCGCTGGAAGGAAAGCAGGGAAAGCCGCGCTTGAAACCACCATTCCCTGCTGACGTAGGGGTGTTCGGCTGCCCGACTACAGTTACCAATGTAGAGACTGTGGCTGTGGCTCCAACCATTTGCCGTCGCGGTGGCACATGGTTTGCTAGCTTCGGTCGCACTCGTAACTCGGGAACTAAGCTTTTCAACATATCGGGCCATGTAAACAGGCCCTGCACCGTGGAAGAGGAAATGTCAATCCCACTAAAGGAACTGATTGAGCGCCACTGCGGAGGTGTCACTGGTGGTTGGGAAAACCTGCTGGGTGTTATTCCCGGCGGTTCTTCCACCCCCATCATACCTAAAAATGTATGCGACGACGTGATTATGGATTTCGATGGCTTGATCGCCGCTCAGACATCGCTTGGTACTGCGGCTATCATCGTTATGGACAAGTCGACGGATGTGGTAAAAGCTATTGCCAGGCTGATATCCTTCTATAAACATGAGAGCTGCGGCCAGTGCACACCGTGCAGGGAAGGAATAGACTGGATGAACAAGCTTATGACGCG ATTTATTAACGGTGACGCGCAGCCCTCTGAGATAGATATGCTGTGGGAGATTTCCAAACAAATTGAGGGACACACTATATGCGCGCTTGGGGACGGTGCTGCTTGGCCAGTTCAGGGACTTATCCGTCATTTTCGGCCAGAGATCGAGAAACGAATGCACCTGTATGCAAAGCGCGCTTGCAATTAA